Below is a genomic region from Actinoallomurus bryophytorum.
GGGCGCCCATACCCGGAGCACAGTCTCAGCTCCCGGGACTGGGCGAGTGTTCCTCCCCGCCAGGTACGCCTCGACCAATTGATCACCACGAAAGCCGGCCTTGACCTGAACTCCCTGCTCGCCGAGGATTCGACGTTCTATGGCGACCTGTTCCCGCACGTCGTGCAGTGGCGCGGTCAGCTCTATCTCGAGGACGGCCTGCACCGGGCGCTGCGCGCGGCGCTGCACCAGCGCATCGTTCTGCACGCCCGGGTGCTCGACCTCGATGTCGTCGACGTCGCGCCCTCGTCGTCATAGGCCCTACACCTGCGACGTCGCCCACTCGAACATCTTCGGGAACGCCTCGCGCCACGCGACGTAGTTGTGCTGACCACCCTTGATGACCAGGAACGGCGCACCCGGCTCGTACTGCTTTACCAGATCCACGAACGCCTGGGCCTGCACCATGTCGCTCTGAACCGCGTTGCCGGACATCACCCAGAAATGCGGCAGCGGCGACGGAGGCAGGGCACTGGCCAGTACCTTCAACGGTGAGTTCGCGGCACGCAGCGTCCGGTCTCCCGCGAACGGATCGATCACCCGGGGCAGGTGGTTGGTGCGCAGCGGCTCGAAGTAGCCGCTCAGCGAGGCCGCGGCACCGTACCGGTCCGGATGGCGCAGCGCGAGGTTCGCAGCGCAGAAGCCGCCTTCGGAGAAGCCCGCGATGCCCCAGGCGGCGCCGGGCCGCTCCACGCGGAGCCGGCCCGAGATGTCGTCGGGGACGTCGAGCGCGAGGTAGGTCTCGTCCTGTTCGCCATGGACGGTGTTGAGGCACTGGGTGGAGCGGTCGAGCCCCCCGTTGGCGTCCGGGATGACCAGGACCACCGGTTTGGCCTTGTGCGTGGAGATCAGTTTGCGCAGCATGCCCGAGATCTTGAGCCGGCCCTCGTAGTCGCTCGGCGTGCCCGGCGAGCCGTGGATGAGCTCGATGACGGGGAAGCGCCGGTCGGCGTACGGCTGCTGGAAGTACTGCGGCGGCAGGTAGACGACGCCCTGACGGCTGATCCGGCTCTGGGGTCCGGGCAACGTGGTCTCCAGCGCGAAGCCGTTCTTGCGCGCCTGCCGTTTGTGCACCGCCTCACGCAGCACGCGGTCCAGGCGGCCACCCAGGTCCGGCACTCTGGCGACGCTCGCCGGAGCCTGGTTGGTGAGTTCGCGCCACGCGTCGTCCCAGCTCTCGTAGTAGCCGTAGAAGTTGTTGACGAGCGCGACCCCGAACATCATCGCCGGTGGGAACGCCAGCACCCCGGCGACCACCTTGAACGCCGTGTGCCTCGCCCGGACGAGCCAGAACAGGGCACCCGCGAAGAGCAGCACGAGCAGCGCGAAGAGGACGAAGCCCTGCGGACCGAACATGATCCTCCCCTCGCCGAAGGGCCAGCTGGCCTGCGCATCGCTCTGCCAGCATGACCGCCGCAAACGGTGGGCTATATCGATCCGAGCCATTCCGATCGTCAAGTTTTCTTTACCCTGAGTGATCGTATGGTCGCGTTGAGTGTGGCGACGCGAGGCGCGGAGGGAAAAAAGAGACCGCCGACCGGTGTACGGTCGGCGGTGCGGTGGCGGTGGAGGTGGGATTTGAACCCACGGATGAGTTGCCCCATCACACGCTTTCGAGGCGTGCGCCCTCGGCCACTAGGCGACTCCACCAAGACGCGAGCCTACCGGAACCATGCACCCGTTCAATCCCGCCTTCGGGCGAAGAATTCGGTGAGCAGGGCCCCGCACTCGTCGGCGAGCACGCCCGCGACCACCTCGGGGCGGTGGTTGAGGCGCCGGTCGCGTACGACGTCCCACAGCGACCCGACGGCCCCGGCCTTGGGGTCGATCGCCCCGTACACGATGCGTTCGACACGGGAGAGCACGGCGGCGCCCGCGCACATCGTGCACGGCTCCAGGGTGACCACCAGGCTGCATCCGCTCAGCCGCCACTCGCCGAGGCGTGCGGCGGCCTGGCGCAGCGCCACGATCTCGGCGTGCGCGGTCGGGTCGCCGGTCCGTTCGCGTTCGTTGCGACCGGCGCCGACGAGCTGGCCCGCGGAGTCGAGGACGACGGCGCCGACCGGCACGTCACCGGCCGCCCGGCGGGCCTCCCGCAGGGCGAGCCGCATGGCCTCTCGCATGGCCGGCTCTCGCATGGCCGGGCTATCTGAGCCTGTCGTAGTCCTCGGCGAACCCGGCCCGCTCGGCGATGACCGACAGCGCGTCGCCGGGGAACCTGCGCTCTCCCAGCTCTGTCAGTCGTGCCGGCTCGGTGCCGAGGTCGGCCAGGAGGCCGGGATCGCCGACGGGATCGTCGGTGGGAACCTCGTCGATCTCGCCGATCTGGTCGTGGAGCATGTGCGCGAGATCACTCGTCTGGGTCGCCCGGGGGTCGGAGAGGAAGACCCGGGCATCTCCGCCGTCGTCGAGGCGCACGACGGCGAACCACTCGTCCTCCTGTTCGATGAGGAGGACGACCGTGTCACCCGCCGTCTCAACGGCGGTTTCTCGCATGATGTCGGTGATGTCATCGACACCGGCGACCTCGGCGAGGTCGGTCTCGGTCCCGATCCATCCGGCGTCGCTGCGCGCGAAGGCCACGGAGAAGTACGGCACGCCTTCATTCTCTCCAAAAGACGTCGGTTATTCGATCGCCCGCTCGAAAGCGGCACCGAATCCGAGGCGTGAGGCGATGCTGGACAGCATCTCGTCGGGGAAAAGATCGAGATCGCCGCTCAGAGCGCCGAGCTCCATCTCGTCGAGGCCCAGGTCCGAGAAGATCGACATGTCGCCGGCCGGGAGCACCTGGTCGAGATCCTCGTCGTCGGGGATGTCCAGCTCGAGGTATTCGACCACCTGCCCGGCCAGCGGCCAGTCCAGGGACGCCGTGACGTCCGACAGGAAGATCATCACCTCGTCCGCCAGCACCCGCAGCGCGACGAAGAAATCGTCTCCGATCGAGGCCAGCCCGATCGTGCCCGCCATGCTGGGCTGCTGCCTCAGGGCATGGATCAGCCCCGCCAGGTCCTCGGTCAACGCGATGGGAAGCTGTTCTACTTCCCACGCATCGTCCTCTCGGGAGACCACGACGGCGAAGTCCGCCGTATCGAGTTCCGTCATCTTCACCCCACCGCCGCGCGTCCTGCTCGGGCATCTTGACAGATGTGGGGCTGCGAAAGTCGCGGCACGGGGAAACCAGCGCGCGGGAACCCCTCTAGTTCGCCCGGAACGTGCGCATGCGAACCGTGGCGCGGATGCGCTCCTGCCGCCATCGCCGGGGACTCACTCTCTTGCGGAGCTCACGCGCCTCTGCCAGCTCCCGCAAGAACACCGCCCGGCGGCGAAGTCGATCTCGAACCTCCTCAGGACTCATGCGATCGTCCATGCGAACTACGTTCCCCATGCTCAGGTATCCATTCGGCTACCGTGATCCAATATGAAAACCCTCGTCGCCGATCATCCCCTCGTCGCCCACAAGCTCACCACGCTTCGTGACGAGACCACAGATTCCCCAACATTCCGCCGCCTGGCCGACGAGCTCGTGACGCTCCTCGCCTACGAGGCGACCCGCGACGTACGCGTCGCCGATGTGACCGTTACCACACCGGTCGGCCCGGCCGAGGGCGTGCGCCTGACCCGGCCGCAGCCGCTCGTGGTGCCCATCCTCCGCGCCGGCCTCGGCATGCTGGACGGCATGACCCGGCTCCTTCCCACCGCGGAGGTGGGTTTCCTGGGCATGGTCCGCGACGAGGGCACGCTCAAGGCGACGACGTACGCCACCCGCCTGCCCGACGACCTGTCCGGACGGCAGTGCTACGTCCTGGACCCGATGCTCGCCACCGGCGGCACCCTGGCGGCGGCGATCCAGCTCCTGCTGGACCGCGGCGCCGACGACGTCACGGCGATCTGCCTGCTGGCCGCGCCCGAGGGCATCGCCCACCTGGAGGAGGCACTGGTGAACGTCGAGGTGCCGGTCCGCGTCGTGACGGCCGCGGTCGATGACCACCTCAACGAGAACGGCTTCATCGTCCCCGGGCTCGGCGACGCCGGCGACCGCCTCTACGGGGTCGTCTAGGGAGCCGGCGTCCTGCGGCGGCCCAGCGTCGCGGTGATCGCGACCAGGACGGTGAGCAGACCCGCCACAACGTGCACTGGTGCGGGGCCCAGCGGCGCCAGCAGCGTCAGAGCGGCCCCCACCAGGTAGGCCACCACCAGCGGCCGCCGCCGGTGCGGACGGATGTGCAACAGCCACACGAAGAACAGGTAGAGGGCGACAGGGACCGCGACGGCGTACCCGGCCACGACGGCCGTGACGTGCGCCGGGTGGCTGTAGTGGTCGACCGCGACCGACAGGCCCGCCCCGACCGCCGCGGCGGACGCGAGGATGAAGTAGTGGCCGTACCCCCACAGCATCGCCACCCGCAGCGAGGTCAGCAGGCCACCGGCCGACCGGTCGAAGTAGAGCCACCACAGCGCGAACACGATCACCAGCCCGGCCACCGCGAGCGAGACCAGCGCCGGCACGTGCTCGCCGAGGTCCAGCCCGGTACGGATCGCGATCGTCGCGGCGGAGACCGCCTCGCCCAGCATGATGATCGTGAACAGGCCGTACCGCTCGGCGATGTGGTGCGGATGCCAGGTCGTGGGTCCGCCGGGCGCACGCTCGGCGATGACCGGGACCAGCAGTTCCGCGGCCACGAGCAGCAGGAACGCCGGCACCAGCCAGTCCTCGGGTAGCGCCAGCCGGACCAGCCAGCCGATCTGGACTCCTGTGATGCCCGCGGCATATCTCAGCGCGGTCGCGCGGCGCGGCGCGTCGCTGCGCGCGGCACGCGTCCACTGCACCACCATCGCCAGCCGCATGATCACGTAACCGATGGTGATCACGACGAAGTCGCCGCCGTCGAACGCCGGTTTCACGCCGGCCGCGAGCACGAGGGCGCCCGCGATCTGTACGAACGCCGTGATCCGGTACACGTCGTCATCGGTGTCGTACGCGGAGGCGAACCAGCTGAAGTTCATCCACGCCCACCAGATCGCGAAGAACACCAGCAGGAACGACGAGACGCCATGCCGGCCGTGGCCCTCGGAGATGTCGTGGTGCAACGGCGCCACCATCTGGGCGACCGCCGCGACGAAACACAGGTCGAAGAAGAGCTCCAGCGGCGTGGAGACACGATGCCGTTCCTCCGCGGAACGCGCACGCATGGGGGTCAGCCAACCGCGCTCGGCCTCTGTGGTCATAACCCCAGGTTCTACCGGGTACGGCCACGTCCGGCCACGCCCGATGGAGGGGATTGCGCGGCCCGTGACGCCCCAAAGGTGTCCGCGTTCAAGATCCGGACGCGGAGGGTAATAGCCTGCTACGGATTGTGACGAGGGGGCTCGGCGGCGCACACCCGCCGCGAGCGGTGATTCGGGGAGCGTTATGGCGTGGACATTTGAGGCGGTTGCCGAGAGCCTCGCGCTGGAGTTCGGCGAGGTGCATCCCGCCGAGATGGTCATTCGATGCGTCGAGGCGGCGCGGCACAGCGCCGAGGAGGTGATCGGCGAAGCCTCCCCTGAGCTGGTCGAACGCATCGCGCGTAAACACCTCGAGGTGCTCGCGCTCGCGGCGGCCGAAGGCAACGCCGGCGGCTGAGCCCTCCTGACCGCCTGAGTCATGGAGATTTCGGCGCGCAGATACGGCCACGAACCTCTTTGCAGCCAGATCCACTACTGGTGTACAACTTGAGTTGGGTTAGTGGGTCAGGCTTCGGGAGGCAAGTCCTTGAAGAAGTACCTCACTTGGGCACTGGGGGCCTTTGTGGTCTTCTACCTGCTCAAGTCGCCGGGGGGCGCGGCCCAGATCGTCCACAACACGGCCAGCAGTCTCGCGTCGGCCGGTGACTCCCTGTCTCAGTTCGTGAACGCGCTGACATGAGACTCGTGACTCCCGGCGACTCCGCGCCGGCCTCAATCCACCGCTATCTCCTGCCACATGAGCAGCAGGTGATCACGGTACGCCGGCATCCCGCCGTCCTGATGACCCCGATCGCCTTCGTGCTCGGTGGACTCGTGGTCGCGGGCGTGCTGAGCAACGTGGTCGTCGACCGCAACGGTTCACTGGTCAACTACATCTGGTGGGCATGGCTGATCCTCCTGGCGTGGTTCGTCTGGAAGGTCGCGACGTGGTCGGTCGACTACTTTGTGATCACCAACCAGCGCATGCTCCTGACCACTGGGCTGCTCACTCGTAAGGTGGCCATGATGCCTCTGGCCAAAGTCACCGACATGAGCTTTCAACGCTCAATCAGTGGCCGGATGCTGGGCTATGGCGAGTTCGTCCTCGAGTCCGCCGGTCAAGACCAAGCCTTCCGTGTCGTCAGCTTCCTGCCTTACCCCGAGCAGCTGTACCTCGAGGTCTGCAGCATGATCTTCCCGACCAAGGACAAGGAACCCGACGACCCCATCGAAAAGCGACGTCCCAAGCGGGACCCCAAGCCCAACGGCCAGGGTGGGGATCCGCCTCCCGAGGGCAACCCGGACAACCCGGATGCTTAAAGAACGACCCTCGGGACAACTGATCACTACTCAGTAACTTGACCCGCACTCCTACACCTTGTCCAAGTTGTTTGGGTTACCCTCCTTCTGTGAGGTAGTGCAACCCACAATCAGGACGTAACCCAATCCGCGTGAAGCCCTTCGGTAAGTGAGTCGAGATGCCGGGTCAAGGAAGCGTTGGTGAGCGAGTCCGCAACCTGCGCCTGAGTAAGCACCTCTCTCAGGCCCAGCTTGCCGGGACCGAGTTGTCCGACAGTTACATCTCATTGATCGAGTCCGGGAAGCGAACACCGACTCCCGCGGTCGTACGGCTGTTGGCGAGCCGGTTGGGCTGTCTGCCGGAATACCTCTCCGAGGGCATCGAGCCGGAAGAGCGGCTCCACCTGCAGGTACGCGCACGCCACGCGGAGCTCGCGCTCCTCGGCGACGACGCCCCGCAGGCTCTCGCATGGTTCGGTGAGATCCTCGAGGCGGTCGACAACGACCCCGAGTTGATGAAGCGCGCACGCTGGGGCCGGGCACGGGCGCTGGAGACCCTGGGACGCGGCGAAGAGGCGATCAAGGCCCTTGAGGAGCTCCGCGAGGAGGCCTCACGCGACCGGGGACGGGCCGGCTGGCTGCCGGTGACCATCGTGTTGTCCCGTTGCTACCGCGTCGCCGGCGACCTGGGCCGCACCCTCGCACTGGGCGAGTCCGCGCTCAACCGCCTCACCGAGCTCAGCCTGCTCGGCGGAGAGGACGCGGCCGAGATCGGCCGCACGCTGATCGCCACCTACCTGGACCGTGGCGAGCCCACACCCGCGTACGAGCTCGCCGAGCGGCTCCTGACCGCCAGCGAGCCCGACCCCGCGATCATGATCTCGGCCTACGTCGACGCCAGTAAGCAGGCTCTCGACGAGGGCGAGGGTGGCGAGTCGCTGTACCTCGCGGAGCAGGCACTGGCCCTGCACGCCGGCGGCGACCAGGCCAAGGCACAGGCGCGGCTGCGGGTCACCGCCGCACGCACCCTCCTGCCGTCGGGCGCGTCCCCGGTGGACGCCGGCAAGGCGCTCGAGCTGCTGAACGCCGCCGAGCCGATGCTCACCGGCATGGACGCGGCCGAGTGTCAGATCGAGATGGCCCGCTCGAAGGTGCTGATCGGCGAGCCCGCCTCGGCCGTGACGATCACCGAGCAGGTGCTGGCCGACCTCGGCGCCCGGCCGGAGACCACGGTCACGACCATCCGCGCCCGGCTCATGCTGGCCCAGGCGCTCATCGCGACCGCCGACCGCGAAGCGGCGCTCGCCGCACTGCGCGCCGCCCGTGACGAGCTGGCCGATCTCGAGACCTCGCGGGCGACCGCACGGGTCTGGCGCGAGCTCGGCGACCTGTTCGGCACCGCCGACGACTCGGCGGCGATGATGGACGCCTACCGCAAGGCGCTGGAGTCCGCCGGACTGCGTTCGAGCCCGCAGCACTCCGACATCGTCGTCAACCTCCACTGAGTCCGCACCAGGGCGTGTCCGACGGACACGCCCTGGGTCGGCACGTCGCCGGCCGGGAGCTCAGCCCGACGTGACGAGGCCGACCCCGGCCACCGCGATGGCCAGGCCGACGCGCTGGATCGGCCGGAGCCGCTCGCCGTACACCACCCTGGCCAGCAGCACGGTGCTCGCCGGATACAGCGAGCTCAGGACGCCCGCGACACTCAGCATCCCGGCGCGCGCCGCGAGGACGTACAGCGCGTTGCCCAGCACGTCGAGCGAGCCCGCCAGCATGGCGATGCCGATCGTGACGCGGTCACGCAGCAGCGCCGCCGGTCCACGGCCGGACACCGCCGCGGCGGCGACGACCATCAAGACGCCGACCGCCTTGGAGGCCGCGAGTGGCCACAACGTGCCGTCGTCGCCCTGCTTGATGAGGACGAAAAAGGCCCCGAAACCCATCCCGGCGAGCACCGCCAGCACGGGCCCGCTCATCCGCCGTCGTACCCGCCCGGCGCTCTTCTCCACGCTCACGAAGCAGATCGCCACCAGGCACAACCCGATCCCGGCGTACGCGGTGAGCGACAGCCGGTCGCCGCGCGCCACGCCGACGGCGGCGGGCAGCACGGCGGCCATGAGCCCCGACACCGGCGCGACCACGCTCATCGGCCCTTCGGCCAGGGCGCGGTAGAACATCAGCATTCCGCCACCACCGGCCAGACCGGACGCGGCGCCCCAGGCCAGCGCGCCCGGATGTGTCGTGCCGCCCAGGCCCACGGCCACGATCAGCA
It encodes:
- a CDS encoding type II toxin-antitoxin system VapB family antitoxin, which produces MIFKAVGEGRPYPEHSLSSRDWASVPPRQVRLDQLITTKAGLDLNSLLAEDSTFYGDLFPHVVQWRGQLYLEDGLHRALRAALHQRIVLHARVLDLDVVDVAPSSS
- a CDS encoding alpha/beta hydrolase, translated to MFGPQGFVLFALLVLLFAGALFWLVRARHTAFKVVAGVLAFPPAMMFGVALVNNFYGYYESWDDAWRELTNQAPASVARVPDLGGRLDRVLREAVHKRQARKNGFALETTLPGPQSRISRQGVVYLPPQYFQQPYADRRFPVIELIHGSPGTPSDYEGRLKISGMLRKLISTHKAKPVVLVIPDANGGLDRSTQCLNTVHGEQDETYLALDVPDDISGRLRVERPGAAWGIAGFSEGGFCAANLALRHPDRYGAAASLSGYFEPLRTNHLPRVIDPFAGDRTLRAANSPLKVLASALPPSPLPHFWVMSGNAVQSDMVQAQAFVDLVKQYEPGAPFLVIKGGQHNYVAWREAFPKMFEWATSQV
- the tadA gene encoding tRNA adenosine(34) deaminase TadA; the encoded protein is MREAMRLALREARRAAGDVPVGAVVLDSAGQLVGAGRNERERTGDPTAHAEIVALRQAAARLGEWRLSGCSLVVTLEPCTMCAGAAVLSRVERIVYGAIDPKAGAVGSLWDVVRDRRLNHRPEVVAGVLADECGALLTEFFARRRD
- a CDS encoding tRNA adenosine deaminase-associated protein, giving the protein MPYFSVAFARSDAGWIGTETDLAEVAGVDDITDIMRETAVETAGDTVVLLIEQEDEWFAVVRLDDGGDARVFLSDPRATQTSDLAHMLHDQIGEIDEVPTDDPVGDPGLLADLGTEPARLTELGERRFPGDALSVIAERAGFAEDYDRLR
- a CDS encoding tRNA adenosine deaminase-associated protein, translating into MTELDTADFAVVVSREDDAWEVEQLPIALTEDLAGLIHALRQQPSMAGTIGLASIGDDFFVALRVLADEVMIFLSDVTASLDWPLAGQVVEYLELDIPDDEDLDQVLPAGDMSIFSDLGLDEMELGALSGDLDLFPDEMLSSIASRLGFGAAFERAIE
- the upp gene encoding uracil phosphoribosyltransferase; its protein translation is MKTLVADHPLVAHKLTTLRDETTDSPTFRRLADELVTLLAYEATRDVRVADVTVTTPVGPAEGVRLTRPQPLVVPILRAGLGMLDGMTRLLPTAEVGFLGMVRDEGTLKATTYATRLPDDLSGRQCYVLDPMLATGGTLAAAIQLLLDRGADDVTAICLLAAPEGIAHLEEALVNVEVPVRVVTAAVDDHLNENGFIVPGLGDAGDRLYGVV
- a CDS encoding low temperature requirement protein A, with protein sequence MTTEAERGWLTPMRARSAEERHRVSTPLELFFDLCFVAAVAQMVAPLHHDISEGHGRHGVSSFLLVFFAIWWAWMNFSWFASAYDTDDDVYRITAFVQIAGALVLAAGVKPAFDGGDFVVITIGYVIMRLAMVVQWTRAARSDAPRRATALRYAAGITGVQIGWLVRLALPEDWLVPAFLLLVAAELLVPVIAERAPGGPTTWHPHHIAERYGLFTIIMLGEAVSAATIAIRTGLDLGEHVPALVSLAVAGLVIVFALWWLYFDRSAGGLLTSLRVAMLWGYGHYFILASAAAVGAGLSVAVDHYSHPAHVTAVVAGYAVAVPVALYLFFVWLLHIRPHRRRPLVVAYLVGAALTLLAPLGPAPVHVVAGLLTVLVAITATLGRRRTPAP
- a CDS encoding helix-turn-helix domain-containing protein codes for the protein MPGQGSVGERVRNLRLSKHLSQAQLAGTELSDSYISLIESGKRTPTPAVVRLLASRLGCLPEYLSEGIEPEERLHLQVRARHAELALLGDDAPQALAWFGEILEAVDNDPELMKRARWGRARALETLGRGEEAIKALEELREEASRDRGRAGWLPVTIVLSRCYRVAGDLGRTLALGESALNRLTELSLLGGEDAAEIGRTLIATYLDRGEPTPAYELAERLLTASEPDPAIMISAYVDASKQALDEGEGGESLYLAEQALALHAGGDQAKAQARLRVTAARTLLPSGASPVDAGKALELLNAAEPMLTGMDAAECQIEMARSKVLIGEPASAVTITEQVLADLGARPETTVTTIRARLMLAQALIATADREAALAALRAARDELADLETSRATARVWRELGDLFGTADDSAAMMDAYRKALESAGLRSSPQHSDIVVNLH
- a CDS encoding DMT family transporter, with protein sequence MIITLALASAIVFGAGDFCGGAASRRGGSTPVLMFSLPTGLGLLLIVAVGLGGTTHPGALAWGAASGLAGGGGMLMFYRALAEGPMSVVAPVSGLMAAVLPAAVGVARGDRLSLTAYAGIGLCLVAICFVSVEKSAGRVRRRMSGPVLAVLAGMGFGAFFVLIKQGDDGTLWPLAASKAVGVLMVVAAAAVSGRGPAALLRDRVTIGIAMLAGSLDVLGNALYVLAARAGMLSVAGVLSSLYPASTVLLARVVYGERLRPIQRVGLAIAVAGVGLVTSG